The Candidatus Obscuribacterales bacterium sequence TCCAAACCCTTTTCGTTGTAGAGTCCGCCATGTGCATCAGAAACTGCGATGACGGTAAATCCGGCATCGTAAAGACTACGCGCAACAACTGAACCTACCTGACCAAGACCTTGAATAACTACTTTGGGAGAATTGCCGGAAAGCTCAAACTCTTTGGCAGCACGTTTAGCGCAAAACCCGACACCATAACCTACTGATTTGAGAAGTCCTAATGAACCACCGATAGATTTTGGCTTGCCTGTTACTATCGAAGGAATAGTAAAGCCGTGGTTCACACTGTAAGTATCCATTACCCAGGCCATAGTTTGCTCATTGGTATTTAAATCCGGTCCTGGAATATCTTCTGAAGGACCAATTAATTGCAAAATTTCAGACGTATAACGCCTAGTGACACGTTCTAATTCCTGACGGCTTAGTTGTTTTGGATCAACTCTCAATCCACCATGTGCGCCACCAAAAGGCAAACTCATGAGCGCGCATTTCCAGGTCATAAGCATAGCCATTGCCGCCACTTCGCCAAGCGACAAATCCTGATGGTAACGAATGCCGCCTTTGCCCGGTCCCAAGGAAAGATCATAATGGACACGATAACCGTTAAGCACTCTTACCGAGCCATCGTCCATTCTTGTCGGCACAGTTACACAAAGTGCCCTTTTCGGCTGGCGCAGAGGCGCCAATTGGCTTTCATCCAGCTTAAGAGTATGAGCTGCTTGATCAAGCCTTCTCAAAGACATTAAGTAGTCTTCGTTTTCCCATTCATTGGGAAGATACTCGCCATTACCTTCTGACATATGTTCCTATCCGCCTAGTTTGGCTAATACAACCTGTCTACCCGAGTCTACCTTGCCTCTTGCATGATTAATAAGCGCGTCTGCATTTTCTCTTATAGCCTTGCAAAATTGTTTGTCCTCAATGCCAGGCAAATTAATGAGCACATTCATGTATGCGCCCTCTGCAGCGGCACCAGCTGAGACAATAGCCACGCCGGCATCCGACAGAGAATTTGGATTGCCGTTTTCAGCGACCATAAAGGCAAGCTCCAATGCTTCTATGCTTTTCTCCATTGCCGCATAAGGCACAAGCGTTGCTTTTTTGTTGGCTCTCTCAATGGCCTTTTCTCTTTCTACCTTTTGCTCATTCGTTGCCTTTGGCAAACGGCGAGCAGACATGCAAGCATTGAATGCTTGAGTATCTTCATCAACTAAATTAATCAGTCGTGACTTAATAGTTTGAGCTGCAACCGCTATTTCATTCATAGCATTTTGCTGACTTTCAAAACCTTTCTTGCCGAAGGTTAGATTAGCCACCATAGATGTGAGTCCGGCTGACAGTCCACCCATTAATGCTGCGACGCTGCCTCCACCGGGAGCCGGCGTATCGAGAGATATCGAATCAGCAAAATCAGCAAGCGAAAGATTTCGCAAAAGCTTTCCGCTTTGTTCAACCCTGTACTCAATTATCTTTTCTTTTGGGTCAAACTTGCTAATATCGGATAGCCCAAGCGACTTAACAGCAGTTGCAACAAGCACCGACTCAGGCACGCCACTAGACACGCCCTGCTTCTCCAAATAGTATTTGCCTGCAGCTAATATTGGCGCCAAGGGCGTCAACCCAACTATTTCCGAACCTGTTACACGCACACCCAACTTTTCGGCAACTTGAACAACCTCATCAAAAACTTGATGCAGACTTGTTACTCGATAATCAATTAAATTGATGGAAACCTGAGCTTGTTCATACTCGTCGATATACCAACCAACAGCTTTCACTGCCGCCAATGAACCTGGCACCATTACATTGCTGCCGTCGGCATTTTTTACAATGTTGCCGTTTTCGTCTCTTTTTGCGCGACCTGCTTCACGAATGCTAAAAGCAATTTCGTTAGCCAATTTTACCGAGCGAGTGTTCAAGTTGACATTGTAGGCAATCAGGAATTGTCTAGCGCCAATTACAGTAGCTCCGGCAGCGGCATTGAAATTAGAAGGTCCATAATCAGGCTTGAATCCATTGCCCATACGTTCAGACAATCCTTCATATTCGCCACGGCGCACATCAGCTAAGTTTTGACGATCAGCAGATTTTGCAGCCTCTGCATATAAATAAACAGGAATCCCTAAGTCCTTGCCTACACGCGATCCCAATTTGTTAGCCAACTCGATGCAGTCGTCCATTGATACGCCGCTTACAGGAATGAATGGACAAACATCGGTTGCACCAATTCGCGGATGCGCCCCTTGATGTTGGCGCATATCAATCAATGTCTGCGCTTTGGCAATTCCTTGATAGGCAGCCTCTAATACAGATTCGGGTCCGCCAACAAAAGTCATCACCGTGCGATTGGTGGACGCACCTGGGTCGACATCCAATAGCCTGACACCATCAACGCCCTGAATTGCTTCAGCGATTGCATCTAATACTTTCTGATTCCTACCTTCACTAAAGTTAGGAACACATTCCACCAGCTTCATTAAGCTCGAACTCCTTTATCAAATTATTTCTTTGTTTGGTGATCTGCCATACATCCACCAAAGAGTTGCTAAGACCATAACAATTGACGCTGCAGCCCATCCCAACGCCCACATCTGCGCTGGAATCATTGTAAGTTTTTGCATTGTGGTTGCATCCGACCAGCTGCCGAAAGAATCAATGCCAAATGATGTCGTCAAAAGTGTCATTGCCGAAGTCACTGCATTAAGTGCAGTCTGAAAAGCCAGAAAGAAAAACAAGAAATGTGCAGTCCGTGCTCGCAAATTCAAAGCACACCAAACAAGACCACCAGCCAGTGCTAATCCCCAAACAATGCTGCCCACACCTTCCAAAATTCTTCCTTCAGAAAAAATGGTACCCAGCATCAGGGAAAGACTTGCCAGTCCAATTAAACAACCCAACATAAAGAGCATGAAGCGAGACATCGATTCGCTGCGTCCCAACAACAGAAAGATACAGCCAAAAACTGCCGTCCCTAAATATCCTGCTTGTGTATAGATAAAAGGAATGCCACCACTGCAGAATGTCAAGCCGCCATGTCCCTGATTGTCACTAACAATAGTCAATCCGCTTACTTGCCCACCAGTTGCAAGGCAGGCAATCGCATGTCCCAATTCGTGCAGCGTGGTTACAAAGACACTAATCGGTCCTAGAATCCAATTGAAAACAGGGACATTCCAAAGCACCAAGCTCAAAGCTGTCGCCAATACTAAAAGCCAAATTGATCCGGCAGAACTTTTCTCCGCTAAGCCTTGGGTTTTAAGCCTCACTCTAGATAACTCCGGATTGACGATCTAATGTATACATTTTAGGCTATTTAGATACTATGACACCATCTGCCGACAGAAAATCCCATGACTCAATGCAAAGCGACTACTTCAATGAGCGAGTCAACTTCTTCTGCCAACCAATTCCAAAAGACATTCAAGAACGCACCAGAGAAATTGTCGGTACGGCAAACTTAAGCGGACAG is a genomic window containing:
- a CDS encoding M50 family metallopeptidase: MRLKTQGLAEKSSAGSIWLLVLATALSLVLWNVPVFNWILGPISVFVTTLHELGHAIACLATGGQVSGLTIVSDNQGHGGLTFCSGGIPFIYTQAGYLGTAVFGCIFLLLGRSESMSRFMLFMLGCLIGLASLSLMLGTIFSEGRILEGVGSIVWGLALAGGLVWCALNLRARTAHFLFFFLAFQTALNAVTSAMTLLTTSFGIDSFGSWSDATTMQKLTMIPAQMWALGWAAASIVMVLATLWWMYGRSPNKEII
- the ftcD gene encoding glutamate formimidoyltransferase; its protein translation is MKLVECVPNFSEGRNQKVLDAIAEAIQGVDGVRLLDVDPGASTNRTVMTFVGGPESVLEAAYQGIAKAQTLIDMRQHQGAHPRIGATDVCPFIPVSGVSMDDCIELANKLGSRVGKDLGIPVYLYAEAAKSADRQNLADVRRGEYEGLSERMGNGFKPDYGPSNFNAAAGATVIGARQFLIAYNVNLNTRSVKLANEIAFSIREAGRAKRDENGNIVKNADGSNVMVPGSLAAVKAVGWYIDEYEQAQVSINLIDYRVTSLHQVFDEVVQVAEKLGVRVTGSEIVGLTPLAPILAAGKYYLEKQGVSSGVPESVLVATAVKSLGLSDISKFDPKEKIIEYRVEQSGKLLRNLSLADFADSISLDTPAPGGGSVAALMGGLSAGLTSMVANLTFGKKGFESQQNAMNEIAVAAQTIKSRLINLVDEDTQAFNACMSARRLPKATNEQKVEREKAIERANKKATLVPYAAMEKSIEALELAFMVAENGNPNSLSDAGVAIVSAGAAAEGAYMNVLINLPGIEDKQFCKAIRENADALINHARGKVDSGRQVVLAKLGG
- a CDS encoding Glu/Leu/Phe/Val dehydrogenase, which codes for MSEGNGEYLPNEWENEDYLMSLRRLDQAAHTLKLDESQLAPLRQPKRALCVTVPTRMDDGSVRVLNGYRVHYDLSLGPGKGGIRYHQDLSLGEVAAMAMLMTWKCALMSLPFGGAHGGLRVDPKQLSRQELERVTRRYTSEILQLIGPSEDIPGPDLNTNEQTMAWVMDTYSVNHGFTIPSIVTGKPKSIGGSLGLLKSVGYGVGFCAKRAAKEFELSGNSPKVVIQGLGQVGSVVARSLYDAGFTVIAVSDAHGGLYNEKGLDVPELEKHLRNYGEATGFKEAQSVSNHDLLEIKCDILAPCAVANQITAANADKINCKIVVEGANAPTTPQADDILAEKGIIVLPDIIANASGVTVGYFEWVQGLIRLLWSEEEIYHRLDQLLDRAMDKIFAEAKRGPYTLRVAAMRLALNRIVEARTLRGLYP